A single genomic interval of Daucus carota subsp. sativus chromosome 1, DH1 v3.0, whole genome shotgun sequence harbors:
- the LOC108218613 gene encoding protein FAR1-RELATED SEQUENCE 5-like — MVGSYANVGATLRDFRNFNRDLKCFVGVRDGQMLIDKFKVTKESSKTFYFAYEVDSEGHLTKLFWSDVIGQRNFELYGDAVSFDATFDTNKYNMIFAPFTGVDKHDRCVTFGACLLSKEDVTHYSWAFDHFVKVMGRNPVVIITDQCPAMKIAVPASFNSNNGLVSTKHRLCMWHIMEKFPAKLGNRLCKETDFMEKMKTYIWASHLEIAEFEEGWEAVFKEFKLESNKWLLDMYEIRSSWIPAYFRDEPMFGLMRTTSRSESENSFFGQFHKQGDTLCEFWLRFQSAMERQRNETERLDHESDSFTPNILSRWFIEDDAAAIFTREIFYKIQEEILAGCLDMQIKRMSEEIDGVTALEIKDVKIKDKVFKVSVSKNHAVCSCKKFVMCGIVCRHAFCGLKQIGVTKFPRSLVLNRWMKIAESGTSSAALSVSEDYLKMEKVSLKITDIWFDFRELVNKAGFHLEKLDVVHQTVLQLTADLESSNEHAEFTKRDHLAAMVGDQPSGPIEVLAPNVCKNKGNFFKRLISDREKAINKSKKRTRKCKLCSATTHDSRTCAKRQKV, encoded by the exons AGGTTGATAGTGAAGGACACTTGACGAAGCTTTTCTGGTCTGAtgtgattggacaaaggaattttgaattatatggtGATGCTGTATCGTTTGATGCCACTTTTGATACAAATAA GTACAATATGATTTTTGCTCCATTCACCGGTGTAGATAAACATGACAGATGTGTTACGTTTGGTGCTTGTCTTTTATCAAAAGAAGATGTTACGCACTATAGCTGGGCTTTTGATCATTTTGTTAAAGTAATGGGTAGAAATCCAGTGGTGATAATAACAGATCAGTGCCCTGCCATGAAAATTGCTGTACCTGCGTCATTCAATTCTAATAATGGATTGGTCTCAACTAAACATCGTTTATGCATGTGGCATATTATGGAAAAATTCCCGGCAAAG CTTGGTAATCGTTTATGCAAGGAAACTGATTTCATGGAAAAAATGAAAACTTATATATGGGCTTCTCATTTAGAAATTGCTGAGTTTGAGGAAGGTTGGGAGGCAGTATTTAAAGAATTCAAGTTGGAGTCGAACAAGTGGCTGTTAGATATGTATGAAATAAGATCGTCTTGGATTCCTGCTTATTTTAGAGATGAACCAATGTTTGGCTTAATGAGGACTACGTCACGATCAGAGAGTGAGAACTCTTTCTTTGGTCAGTTTCACAAACAGGGTGACACTCTTTGCGAGTTTTGGTTGCGATTTCAGAGTGCTATGGAGAGACAACGTAATGAGACAGAGAGGTTGGATCACGAGTCAGATTCATTCACTCCAAATATACTGTCAAGGTGGTTTATTGAGGATGATGCAGCAGCCATATTCACAAGGgagatattttataaaattcaggaAGAAATACTTGCAGGATGCTTGGATATGCAAATAAAACGTATGAGTGAAGAGATTGATGGTGTTACTGCTTTGGAAATCAAGGACGTGAAAATCAAAGATAAAGTTTTTAag GTGTCTGTTAGTAAAAATCATGCTGTTTGTTCTTGCAAGAAATTCGTTATGTGTGGAATAGTATGCAGACATGCTTTTTGCGGCTTGAAACAAATAGGGGTGACAAAGTTTCCTAGGAGCCTTGTGTTGAATAGATGGATGAAAATAGCAGAAAGTGGTACTTCCTCTGCTGCGCTTTCAGTATCAGAAGATTATTTGAAGATGGAGAAGGTTTCGTTAAAAATAACAgatatttggtttgattttcgAGAATTGGTTAACAAGGCTGGTTTTCATTTGGAGAAGCTTGATGTTGTTCATCAAACCGTATTGCAGTTGACAGCTGATCTTGAGAGTTCTAATGAACATGCTGAATTTACTAAACGAGATCATTTGGCAGCTATGGTTGGTGACCAACCTAGTGGACCTATTGAAGTTCTTGCGCCGAATGTTTGTAAGAATAAAGGAAATTTTTTCAAGAGGTTGATTAGTGATAGGGAGAAGGCGATTAATAAATCTAAGAAGAGAACGCGAAAATGCAAGTTATGTTCGGCAACAACTCATGATTCAAGGACATGTGCAAAGAGGCAGAAAGTGTGA